The proteins below are encoded in one region of Fervidicoccaceae archaeon:
- a CDS encoding DUF711 family protein has product MLDASEQLERAERSLRRAHLDVWSKRVSLPPPPPGVDVRTLVSAALNLDESLMISIGGFLSSDARLREIKDALSSGLFAHAIVASREDLGRLAELLIDWSAEEPENLTRFALDFHGGEFVSPYFPISRSPPAALEAPMLTVALLYVEDAEGALRRGGLAALEEMLIDFSERIRGALSEVDDGRARLRGIDFSLSPWMESSVAKVIEAYGRCRLEGGRCIPVVRDLNRALNSERLRPLSTGFNELMLPVAEDEALKLKAKTGSMRVADLLLYVPVCLAGLDMVAFRAGRRDLLTVLDSLYCYSEVKRRPLGFRGIPVEPEEKVESIETSVFGEIPVIEL; this is encoded by the coding sequence TTGCTCGACGCCTCCGAGCAATTAGAGCGCGCGGAGAGATCGCTGAGAAGAGCTCACCTAGACGTGTGGTCCAAGCGGGTCTCTCTACCTCCTCCCCCTCCCGGCGTTGACGTGCGCACCCTCGTCTCGGCTGCTCTGAACTTAGACGAGAGCCTCATGATATCAATAGGGGGCTTTCTCTCGAGCGACGCGCGCTTGCGAGAGATCAAAGACGCTCTGAGCAGCGGCCTCTTCGCTCACGCCATAGTGGCGAGTAGGGAGGATCTGGGGAGGCTCGCCGAGCTCTTGATCGATTGGTCGGCCGAGGAGCCCGAGAACCTCACGAGATTCGCCCTCGACTTCCACGGCGGAGAATTCGTCTCGCCGTACTTCCCCATTTCTCGCTCTCCTCCCGCTGCTCTGGAGGCGCCTATGCTCACGGTGGCGCTGCTCTACGTTGAAGACGCCGAGGGAGCGCTGAGGAGAGGAGGGCTCGCCGCTCTCGAGGAGATGCTCATCGATTTCTCCGAGAGGATCAGGGGTGCCCTCTCCGAGGTCGACGACGGGAGGGCGCGCTTGAGGGGAATAGACTTCTCTCTAAGCCCCTGGATGGAGTCGTCGGTGGCCAAAGTGATCGAAGCGTATGGGCGCTGTCGCCTAGAGGGTGGCCGCTGCATACCAGTCGTGAGAGACCTGAATCGCGCGTTGAACTCCGAAAGGCTGCGCCCGCTCTCCACGGGCTTCAACGAGTTGATGCTGCCCGTGGCCGAGGACGAGGCGCTCAAGCTGAAGGCAAAGACCGGGAGCATGCGCGTGGCCGACCTGCTACTCTACGTGCCGGTCTGCCTGGCCGGACTCGACATGGTGGCCTTTCGAGCCGGTCGCCGAGACCTGCTGACTGTCCTCGACTCTCTCTACTGCTACTCCGAGGTGAAGAGGAGGCCGCTAGGATTCAGGGGAATACCCGTCGAGCCCGAAGAGAAGGTCGAGAGCATAGAAACCTCGGTCTTCGGAGAGATCCCCGTCATTGAACTCTGA
- the cysS gene encoding cysteine--tRNA ligase: MNSEEAQELLRLKLYNTLTRRVEEFEPSTPGLVKMYVCGPTVYDETHVGHARTYVAFDSLRRFMESRGALVIYVQNITDIDDKIIKRAQELNVAWRDVAETYIKDYAEALQRLGVEPVIHPRVTEHIDDIISFVSLLLEKGFAYVSHGSVYFDVARFPDYGRLSGRLERESWRQEEELLREKRNPFDFALWKRAKPGEPSWDSPWGPGRPGWHIECSVMSTKYLGEDVDVHGGGQDLIFPHHENERAQCEALLGKRWVRHWVHTGMLTVRGEKMSKSLGNIVTLRELLSKFDGGVLRTWILSSHYRSQLDFLEESLEQAKKARDRIIAALRKVEDLVASSSSDYSLSERDVELASRIATLFSRMEESLAEDFNTGRALAEVLEAVKLFHRDIEDSPKLAHLLMLRRVLGFADEIYGFSVGLEKPERRGIERELIEALVRARAELRRRKLFDAADALREELKRLGVILVDRGTETRWYYASERAGEEPPGR, translated from the coding sequence TTGAACTCTGAGGAGGCTCAAGAGCTCTTGCGGCTGAAGCTGTACAACACGCTCACGAGACGCGTGGAGGAATTCGAGCCCTCTACCCCGGGCCTGGTCAAGATGTACGTGTGCGGCCCCACCGTCTACGACGAGACGCACGTCGGGCACGCTAGGACGTACGTCGCCTTCGACTCTCTCAGGAGATTTATGGAGAGCAGAGGAGCTCTCGTGATCTACGTGCAAAACATCACGGACATCGACGACAAGATCATCAAGCGGGCTCAAGAGCTGAACGTCGCGTGGAGAGACGTGGCCGAGACCTACATCAAGGACTACGCCGAGGCTCTCCAGAGGCTGGGCGTGGAGCCCGTGATCCATCCGAGGGTGACCGAGCACATAGACGATATAATCTCTTTCGTGAGCCTCCTCCTCGAGAAAGGCTTCGCCTACGTATCGCACGGCAGCGTTTACTTCGACGTGGCGCGCTTCCCCGACTACGGCAGACTATCGGGCAGGCTCGAGCGCGAGTCGTGGAGACAGGAGGAGGAGCTCCTGCGAGAGAAGAGGAACCCCTTCGACTTCGCCCTCTGGAAGAGGGCGAAGCCGGGGGAGCCGAGCTGGGACAGCCCATGGGGGCCCGGAAGGCCCGGATGGCACATAGAGTGCAGCGTGATGTCCACGAAGTACCTCGGCGAGGACGTGGACGTGCACGGAGGAGGACAGGACCTGATCTTCCCTCACCACGAGAACGAGAGGGCTCAATGCGAGGCTCTACTGGGCAAGAGATGGGTGAGGCACTGGGTCCACACGGGCATGCTCACGGTTCGCGGAGAGAAGATGAGCAAAAGCCTCGGCAACATCGTGACTCTGCGCGAGCTCCTATCGAAGTTCGATGGGGGAGTCCTAAGAACCTGGATCCTGAGCTCGCACTATAGGTCTCAGCTCGACTTCTTGGAGGAGTCTCTGGAGCAGGCCAAAAAGGCGAGGGACAGAATAATCGCGGCCCTCAGAAAGGTCGAGGACCTCGTGGCCTCGAGCAGCTCAGACTACTCTCTCAGCGAGAGGGACGTAGAGCTGGCCTCCAGGATCGCTACGCTGTTCTCGCGCATGGAGGAGAGCCTCGCCGAGGACTTCAACACCGGGAGGGCTCTGGCCGAGGTGTTAGAGGCGGTGAAGCTCTTCCACCGCGACATCGAGGACTCTCCCAAGCTGGCCCACTTGCTCATGTTGCGACGCGTGCTCGGATTCGCCGACGAGATCTACGGGTTCAGCGTGGGGCTGGAGAAGCCGGAGCGTCGGGGGATCGAGCGCGAGCTCATAGAGGCGCTCGTTAGAGCTAGAGCCGAGCTGAGGAGGCGAAAGCTCTTCGACGCGGCCGACGCTCTCAGGGAGGAGCTCAAGCGGCTCGGTGTGATACTCGTAGACCGAGGGACCGAGACTCGCTGGTACTACGCGAGCGAGAGGGCTGGCGAGGAGCCTCCAGGCCGATAG
- a CDS encoding class I SAM-dependent methyltransferase: MPRGGLGLAWPRVIAALLEASRFYELANKIMSLGTVGYLRRAAARGLRKCEGPLLDAGSGPGQMLVEALRAGAKPSVFVALDPLEEMLRLIGGVDELALERVRGVFERLPLRSGAFECVATSFALRDALDVYRALRELSAVVGPGGRLVILELHRPREPVRRILVELYFNLAPRIAGAIVAGHRGLKLYGALPLTMRLLPPGRLYEAVLRKLGLIASSRLFFASSVAITVGVKPLSRARPAAASGDPDLR; this comes from the coding sequence TTGCCGAGAGGGGGCCTCGGCCTCGCCTGGCCGCGCGTGATCGCGGCTCTGTTGGAAGCATCGAGGTTCTACGAGCTCGCGAACAAAATCATGAGCCTAGGAACCGTGGGCTATCTGAGGAGAGCGGCGGCCCGCGGCCTCAGAAAGTGCGAGGGCCCACTCCTCGACGCGGGCAGCGGCCCGGGCCAGATGCTCGTTGAAGCCCTGCGAGCCGGGGCCAAGCCCAGCGTCTTCGTAGCACTGGACCCGCTCGAGGAGATGCTGAGATTGATTGGGGGGGTCGACGAGCTGGCGCTCGAGAGAGTGCGCGGGGTATTCGAGAGGCTACCCCTCAGGAGCGGCGCCTTCGAGTGCGTGGCGACGAGCTTCGCGCTGCGCGACGCATTAGACGTTTACAGAGCTCTCAGAGAGCTGTCAGCGGTCGTTGGGCCGGGCGGTCGACTCGTGATCTTGGAACTTCACAGACCCCGCGAGCCGGTGAGGAGGATCCTTGTGGAGCTGTACTTCAACTTGGCTCCAAGGATAGCTGGGGCGATCGTCGCCGGACACCGAGGGCTCAAGCTCTACGGAGCTCTGCCGTTGACGATGCGCCTGCTACCTCCGGGGAGACTCTACGAAGCGGTGCTTAGGAAATTGGGCCTGATCGCTTCATCGAGGCTGTTTTTCGCGTCCTCGGTGGCCATAACCGTGGGCGTGAAGCCGCTCTCGCGGGCACGGCCCGCGGCCGCCTCAGGTGACCCTGATCTTCGCTAG
- a CDS encoding V-type ATPase 116kDa subunit family protein yields MPERLAEVGLIVAESDVPKLVASLAELGTFHPARPKLEGEEDAYSRRVLGELSSKLDKVDRYLREAGLELSDATGELVVGEGGWRESAERALRAFAQIEEPLDRVIEEIERSRETLAQLTSRREELEHFKDFDVDLDELSRLERVKVAVGSMTLQKLEEVFRSLEERRIPHVALMVREDDSASVVLICRSEDFPSLSKMLERGGFKPLQIPENYPRTPSLAYRAIVEDIERFEDRLRSMRREIASRADELRLFHATFYTLREVYRVLSSLLRVGRMAFLAGYVPERKEKEFVEAIDKATGGRYLLLIGSTVRGSEERGAQPTLVRVPKPLKPFHWLVTQYGTPASHELVPTIFVAVTFPLLYALMFPDAGHALAIMAFGALVLKTARGRETREILGMLALYLGAASFVSGVLAGEFFGPVTGLSELLWHGHPPLASPIEAGAEGGAFELLMLAAFRLAAVMLISGTLFGVVNSILAGNVEDALTVRLPKFLLFLFATYPFLFFDLKTAGLVIYDATFGGAATFEGALTRYGCLASLFGLLMLEPIIEGVKHGLSHARASLGAAFLELFESVLLVIGNTASFLRIMGLAVAHSGMVVGFMLLAELVNGGVLGSAAALLIYAIGNLMAIALEGIIVFAHTLRLHFYEWFTKFYLGTGFPFRPVVALAKIRVT; encoded by the coding sequence GTGCCCGAGAGACTCGCCGAGGTCGGCCTGATCGTAGCAGAGAGCGACGTTCCCAAGCTCGTGGCCTCTCTGGCTGAGCTCGGGACCTTTCATCCCGCGAGGCCGAAGCTCGAGGGCGAGGAGGACGCCTACTCGCGCAGGGTCCTCGGCGAGCTCTCGAGCAAGCTCGATAAAGTGGACAGATACCTGAGAGAGGCCGGCCTCGAGCTCTCTGACGCGACCGGCGAGCTCGTCGTTGGCGAGGGTGGGTGGAGGGAATCCGCTGAGCGAGCGCTCAGGGCTTTCGCGCAAATCGAGGAGCCTTTAGACCGCGTGATAGAGGAGATCGAGAGATCTAGAGAGACGTTGGCGCAGTTGACGAGCAGGAGAGAGGAGCTCGAGCACTTCAAGGACTTCGACGTGGACCTGGATGAGCTCTCGCGGCTCGAGCGGGTCAAAGTCGCGGTGGGCAGCATGACTCTTCAGAAACTGGAGGAGGTTTTCCGCTCGCTCGAGGAGAGGAGAATCCCCCATGTAGCCTTGATGGTACGCGAGGACGACTCGGCCAGCGTCGTGTTGATCTGCCGCTCCGAGGACTTCCCCTCGCTCTCTAAGATGTTGGAGAGGGGGGGCTTCAAGCCTCTCCAGATCCCCGAGAACTATCCGAGGACTCCGTCGCTCGCTTACCGCGCTATTGTCGAGGACATCGAGAGGTTCGAGGACAGGCTGCGGAGCATGCGCCGAGAAATAGCGTCGCGAGCGGACGAGCTGCGGCTCTTCCACGCTACGTTCTACACGTTGAGAGAGGTCTACAGGGTCCTCTCCTCGCTTCTGCGAGTCGGTAGAATGGCGTTTCTGGCAGGGTACGTGCCCGAGAGGAAGGAGAAGGAGTTCGTCGAGGCTATCGATAAGGCCACCGGGGGCCGCTACTTGTTGCTCATAGGCTCCACGGTGAGGGGGTCCGAGGAGAGGGGGGCTCAACCCACCTTGGTTAGGGTGCCTAAGCCTCTAAAGCCCTTCCACTGGCTGGTGACGCAGTACGGGACCCCGGCCTCGCACGAGCTCGTGCCGACGATCTTCGTCGCAGTCACGTTCCCCCTACTCTACGCTCTCATGTTCCCCGACGCGGGCCACGCGCTAGCGATCATGGCCTTCGGAGCGCTGGTGTTGAAGACGGCTAGAGGTAGAGAGACCAGAGAAATTCTAGGGATGCTCGCTCTCTACTTGGGAGCCGCCTCTTTCGTCTCGGGAGTCCTCGCCGGCGAGTTCTTCGGCCCTGTGACGGGCCTCTCCGAGCTGCTTTGGCACGGTCACCCGCCGCTCGCCTCGCCCATAGAAGCTGGAGCCGAGGGAGGGGCCTTCGAGCTCCTGATGCTCGCGGCCTTCAGGCTCGCGGCCGTGATGCTAATCAGCGGGACGCTCTTCGGAGTGGTGAACTCCATCCTCGCTGGGAACGTAGAGGATGCCCTGACCGTGAGGCTCCCCAAGTTCCTGCTCTTCCTATTCGCCACCTACCCCTTCCTCTTCTTTGACCTTAAGACCGCTGGCTTAGTGATCTACGACGCGACGTTCGGCGGAGCCGCGACCTTCGAGGGCGCCTTGACCAGGTACGGATGCCTAGCCTCCCTCTTTGGTCTGCTGATGTTAGAGCCCATCATTGAGGGAGTGAAGCACGGCCTCTCTCACGCCAGAGCGAGCCTCGGCGCGGCTTTCCTGGAGTTGTTCGAGAGCGTCCTCCTCGTGATAGGCAACACCGCCTCTTTCCTCAGGATCATGGGCCTAGCCGTGGCTCACAGTGGGATGGTGGTAGGCTTCATGCTGTTGGCCGAGCTCGTCAATGGTGGGGTCCTCGGAAGCGCGGCTGCTCTCTTGATATACGCGATAGGCAATCTGATGGCGATAGCTCTAGAGGGCATCATAGTGTTCGCTCACACGCTGAGGCTGCACTTCTACGAGTGGTTCACGAAGTTCTACCTCGGCACGGGCTTCCCGTTCCGCCCCGTCGTGGCTCTAGCGAAGATCAGGGTCACCTGA
- a CDS encoding V-type ATP synthase subunit F — translation MDPLLQGKIVVIGGEDLATAYGLLGCETRIASSPDELLSVLEEVVAADDVALILISQELSEPVRGEVDALIARTKKIISYLPTPTSEGRPIDMRKLLLKALGFG, via the coding sequence ATGGACCCCCTCCTCCAGGGGAAGATCGTAGTGATAGGGGGCGAGGACCTCGCCACGGCCTACGGGTTACTCGGTTGCGAGACGAGAATAGCATCCTCGCCGGACGAGCTGCTCAGCGTGCTCGAGGAGGTCGTTGCAGCGGACGACGTGGCCCTAATACTGATCTCCCAGGAACTCTCCGAGCCCGTCCGAGGGGAAGTAGACGCTCTCATAGCCAGGACCAAGAAAATAATCTCGTATCTACCGACGCCGACAAGCGAGGGCAGGCCTATCGACATGCGTAAGCTCCTGCTCAAAGCGCTGGGCTTCGGGTAA
- a CDS encoding V-type ATP synthase subunit A, producing MGRGERTVGVRGRIVRVSGPLVVADNMTGAQMYEMVEVGEDRLVGEINKMRGDLAYIQVYESTSGLRPGEPVYGTGGPLSVELGPGLLSQIYDGIQRPLNVIKDLMGDIFIRRGVKVYPLSREAQWHFVPREDLKPGTEVSGGDLLGTVQETPLIEHRVMVPPGLRGRLVELSPEGRYGVEDAIAVVEHDGRKDEVRLHHRWPARLPRPFVEKLEPTEPLITGTRIIDTLFPMAKGGTGAIPGGFGTGKTVTLHSLAQWSAARVVIYIGCGERGNEMTEVLERFPKYKDPWTGRPLMERTILIANTSNMPVAAREASIYVGVTMAEYYRDQGYDVLLVADSTSRWAEALREIGGRLEEMPAEEGFPSYLASRIAEFYERAGRVVAVGSPRRIGSVTLVGAVSPPGGDFTEPVTSHTRRFIRVFWALDTALAYSRHYPAINWILSYSAYADTVADWWTRETGPQWKRLREIAMEVLLREDEIKEIVRLVGTEGLSEQDKLVLLASRLLKEGFLKQNAYDPIDAFATPLKQYKLLEAIVSFYEEALKLVRAGKVTVATIQSEMSELLAELMRARFQVTNEQLDKVDSLRDRLLRKLNELGGGRA from the coding sequence TTGGGGAGAGGTGAGCGAACCGTGGGCGTAAGAGGTAGAATAGTTCGCGTATCGGGCCCCCTCGTCGTGGCCGACAACATGACGGGAGCCCAGATGTACGAGATGGTGGAGGTCGGCGAGGACAGGCTCGTGGGCGAGATAAATAAGATGCGAGGAGACCTGGCCTACATACAGGTCTACGAGTCGACCTCCGGGCTGAGACCCGGGGAGCCCGTCTACGGGACGGGCGGACCTCTCAGCGTGGAGCTCGGACCGGGTCTGCTCTCTCAGATCTACGACGGCATCCAGAGACCGCTGAACGTCATTAAGGATCTAATGGGGGACATTTTCATCAGGAGAGGGGTCAAAGTCTACCCCCTCTCCCGCGAGGCCCAATGGCACTTCGTGCCCAGAGAGGACTTGAAGCCGGGGACCGAGGTCTCGGGAGGAGACTTGTTGGGCACGGTCCAGGAGACCCCCCTCATTGAGCACAGAGTAATGGTGCCGCCCGGCTTGCGCGGGAGATTGGTCGAGCTCTCCCCGGAGGGACGTTACGGGGTCGAGGACGCGATAGCCGTCGTGGAGCACGACGGGCGTAAAGACGAGGTGAGGCTGCATCACAGGTGGCCGGCTAGGCTGCCCAGACCGTTCGTCGAGAAGTTGGAGCCCACGGAGCCTCTGATAACCGGGACGAGGATCATAGATACGCTGTTCCCCATGGCCAAGGGAGGCACCGGCGCTATCCCCGGGGGCTTCGGCACGGGAAAGACCGTCACGCTTCACAGCTTGGCTCAGTGGAGCGCCGCGAGGGTGGTCATCTACATAGGATGCGGCGAGAGGGGCAACGAGATGACGGAGGTCCTCGAGAGATTTCCCAAGTATAAAGATCCGTGGACTGGCAGACCTCTGATGGAGAGGACCATACTGATAGCCAACACGAGCAACATGCCGGTGGCGGCGAGAGAGGCCAGCATATACGTGGGAGTGACGATGGCCGAGTACTATAGAGATCAGGGCTACGACGTGCTGCTCGTCGCCGACTCCACGAGCAGGTGGGCCGAGGCGCTCAGAGAGATTGGGGGGAGACTCGAGGAGATGCCGGCGGAGGAGGGCTTCCCGAGCTATCTCGCGTCCAGAATAGCGGAGTTCTACGAAAGAGCGGGCAGAGTCGTCGCGGTCGGCTCCCCTCGGAGAATCGGCTCCGTAACGTTGGTGGGAGCAGTCAGCCCGCCCGGCGGAGACTTCACCGAGCCTGTAACGAGCCATACCAGGAGGTTCATAAGGGTCTTCTGGGCTCTCGACACCGCTCTGGCTTACTCCAGGCACTACCCGGCGATAAACTGGATCCTGAGCTACAGCGCCTACGCCGATACCGTGGCGGACTGGTGGACGCGAGAGACGGGACCCCAGTGGAAGAGGCTCAGGGAAATCGCGATGGAGGTTCTCCTCAGAGAGGACGAGATAAAGGAGATAGTTAGGTTAGTCGGCACCGAGGGGCTTTCAGAGCAGGACAAGCTCGTTCTCTTGGCTTCCAGGCTCCTCAAGGAGGGCTTCCTCAAGCAGAACGCCTACGATCCCATCGACGCCTTCGCGACTCCCCTCAAGCAGTACAAGCTCCTCGAGGCCATCGTGAGCTTCTACGAGGAGGCGCTGAAGCTCGTCAGGGCTGGCAAGGTGACTGTCGCCACCATACAGAGCGAGATGTCCGAGCTCCTGGCGGAGCTCATGAGGGCGCGCTTCCAAGTGACTAACGAGCAGCTCGACAAGGTGGACTCACTACGAGATAGACTCCTCCGAAAGCTCAACGAGCTGGGGGGTGGTAGGGCATGA
- a CDS encoding ATP synthase subunit B, whose translation MSSRASRARPLGLIEYETIEAVSGPLVFVRGASMVAYDELVEVELPSGEKRRGRVLDVSRDVAVVQVFEGTTGVTTVGTKVRFLGRTLEIPVSDDMLGRIFNGLGEPIDGGPPIVAEETRDVNGAPLNPASRAYPEHFIQTGVSAIDGMNTLVRGQKLPLFSGSGLPHNMLAAQIARQATVRGEGEEFAVVFAAMGIKHDEALFFRRFFEKTGAMSRVAMFLNLANEPAMIRLVTPRAALTLAEYLAFERDMHVLVILTDMTNYAEALREISAAREEVPGRQGYPGYMYSDLASIYERAGRVHGKKGSITQMPILTMPNDDITHPIPDLTGYITEGQIVLDRSLHNRGIYPPVNVLMSLSRLMKEGIGKGKTREDHANVSDQLYAAYSRAQELRGLATIIGEESLSPVDKRYLRFAEAFERRFLSQGVTENRSIEETLDIAWEVLSILPETELTNIRPEFIERYYRGERRLPS comes from the coding sequence ATGAGCTCGAGGGCGAGCAGGGCCAGACCCCTGGGCCTGATCGAGTACGAGACCATCGAGGCCGTCTCCGGGCCGCTCGTCTTCGTGAGAGGCGCCTCGATGGTAGCCTACGACGAGCTGGTCGAGGTAGAGCTCCCCAGCGGCGAGAAGAGGCGCGGCAGAGTGCTCGACGTTAGCAGAGACGTGGCGGTGGTGCAAGTCTTCGAGGGAACCACCGGCGTAACCACCGTGGGAACGAAGGTCAGATTCCTCGGTAGGACCCTAGAGATCCCGGTCTCCGACGACATGCTGGGGAGAATATTCAACGGATTGGGGGAGCCTATAGATGGAGGCCCGCCGATCGTGGCCGAGGAGACGAGAGACGTGAACGGGGCGCCGCTCAACCCGGCCTCGAGAGCTTATCCCGAGCACTTCATACAGACGGGAGTGAGCGCTATAGACGGTATGAACACCCTCGTGAGGGGGCAGAAGCTGCCTCTCTTCAGCGGCAGCGGCCTCCCTCACAACATGTTGGCCGCTCAGATCGCCAGGCAGGCGACGGTTAGGGGAGAGGGAGAAGAGTTCGCGGTAGTCTTCGCGGCGATGGGAATAAAACACGACGAGGCCCTGTTCTTTAGGAGATTCTTCGAGAAGACCGGAGCAATGAGCAGAGTAGCTATGTTCTTGAACTTAGCCAACGAGCCGGCCATGATAAGGCTCGTGACGCCTAGAGCAGCTCTCACTCTAGCCGAGTACCTGGCATTCGAGAGGGACATGCACGTTCTCGTCATATTGACCGACATGACCAACTACGCCGAGGCTCTCCGAGAGATAAGCGCGGCCAGAGAGGAGGTGCCGGGCAGGCAGGGCTACCCGGGCTACATGTACAGCGATCTGGCTTCGATATACGAGAGAGCGGGCAGGGTCCACGGCAAGAAGGGCAGCATAACGCAAATGCCTATACTCACCATGCCAAACGACGATATAACCCACCCCATCCCAGACCTCACAGGCTACATCACTGAGGGCCAGATAGTGCTTGACAGAAGCCTTCACAATAGGGGCATCTATCCGCCGGTCAACGTCTTGATGAGCCTCTCCAGGCTCATGAAGGAGGGCATCGGTAAGGGCAAGACGAGGGAGGATCACGCCAACGTCTCCGACCAGCTCTACGCGGCCTACAGCAGGGCTCAGGAGCTGAGAGGGCTCGCCACGATCATCGGCGAGGAGAGCCTCAGCCCGGTCGACAAGAGGTATTTGAGATTCGCTGAGGCCTTCGAGAGGAGATTCCTGAGTCAGGGGGTCACGGAGAATAGGAGCATAGAGGAGACCCTAGACATAGCGTGGGAGGTGCTGAGCATTTTGCCAGAGACTGAGCTGACCAACATCAGGCCGGAATTCATAGAGAGATACTACCGCGGCGAGAGGCGCCTCCCAAGCTGA
- a CDS encoding V-type ATP synthase subunit D, giving the protein MDPRRLLPTKINLIRLRREERGIKRIRKVLEEKRSALVLYVRTMIEEYERLYREVYESLTRAYDVYGSALIRTGYERARELAAAVPPTLSVVVQERMAFAVRVPVLRLAEEAPESLSEVLDVPPALVEAVASLREALASYVKLVEREYALRRLIEELKKTQRLINAIDNVVMPSIQKAIKHIGLVLSERSREEFIRLKLMKRKRSA; this is encoded by the coding sequence GTGGACCCGAGGCGCCTTTTACCAACGAAGATAAATCTCATCAGGCTTAGACGCGAGGAGCGCGGCATAAAGAGGATCAGGAAAGTCCTCGAGGAGAAGAGGAGCGCGCTCGTCCTTTACGTCAGGACCATGATAGAGGAGTACGAGAGACTTTATCGAGAGGTCTACGAGAGCCTGACCAGAGCCTACGACGTCTACGGGAGCGCACTCATTCGGACGGGTTACGAGAGAGCTAGAGAGCTCGCGGCCGCCGTTCCCCCGACGCTGAGCGTCGTGGTGCAGGAGAGGATGGCATTCGCCGTGAGAGTCCCCGTGCTCAGACTCGCCGAGGAGGCGCCGGAGAGCCTCAGCGAGGTCCTCGATGTGCCCCCAGCCTTGGTCGAGGCCGTTGCCTCTCTCCGCGAGGCCCTCGCGAGCTACGTGAAGCTCGTTGAACGCGAGTACGCTCTAAGAAGGCTAATAGAGGAGCTCAAGAAGACGCAGAGGCTGATAAACGCCATAGATAACGTCGTCATGCCGAGCATTCAGAAGGCGATAAAGCACATAGGTCTGGTTCTCTCGGAGAGGTCGAGGGAGGAGTTCATTCGACTGAAGCTTATGAAGAGGAAAAGGAGCGCATAG